aaaatttaaaattaaagatCCTTTTTATGGGAACCGATGTTTTGTTGTCTAGCTAAACTATCTTTAACTATGGgttataaatttattttgtaagtTTTTGTTTATTCCGtatattttcttttataattttctttGATCGAGATAGTAATGGGAAATACTGTTCATTATGTTGATAAGTCATAAAAATTGTAGTTTTTGTTCGTAAAAACTTGGATTAATATGATGTTACTAGGGACTTCTCTTTTCAATAGGCTACTTTGTAGCCGTGGTTTTTGTAATACTCTACTTCCAGGGATATGTTTCGAGTGATACAATATTTTCCGTGGTGTATTTCGTATGATAGTTATAGATGGGGATAGGGTTGCATATTGGTCAAGTTGGTCGGGTTGAAGATATTTTTACAACCCGACCCAACTAGATTGGTTTGAATTTTTTTTACCCAATTCATAAAATATAAATTTGTAATTTAACTCTACTCGTTGTACATCGGTTTGGGTTGAGTTCGGTCGGTTTGAATGAGttgaatgattttataaaaaaaaatcaatattaTAAATTGTCggtaattttaaaattataaataaactaaaatgtgtataatttataattatagtGTTATGTTTGAATTTGATTAACATTTTAATTTTAGTAATATATATCATATCGTAAGGTATAAGATATCAGATGGAGGTGAGAGAAAAAAGATAGTACATAACTTATTTAATATATTATAGTAGTCAAAGAAAAATATCTAAAAAAATGTATATATACGTATCACacttaaaaaatttaataaaataagaatgACATATTAATAAATCGGGTTGCTTTGGATTaatgtaaaaatatttgtaaCCCTGCCCAACCCATTTACGTTCAGGTTTTTACCCTAATCCAACCCATTTACGGTCATATTGAGTACGTAACAAATCATCTATTATTTGTTTTATATTGAATCCGATTTTTTGAGTTAAAAAATAATTGGGTTGGGTCGGTTTAGTCAGTTTACGTAGCTCATGTACATCTCTAGATGGGAACGTGTCTTAATGATACGTTGTTGTTTGGCACGCATTAGTATACAATTTTCATGTCGGCTTGTATAATAGATATGTAGTGCCCTTTTTACCGCCGGTAATCATTTAGatcatatataataatttatagCCTAATTATTCAtaaagaatgaatctttaaacaATATTTATAATATACTATAATTAATTTATAGAACAAAAGAAAATATTCTCGATTAGAATGAATAACGCTGAAGTACCTCTCCACTAATATTCAACTTAAGCAAAATATAAAGTACTTAACTTAAGTTTGTTTTTGGAACAGAGGCATGGACTGAAGTTCGCTGGGATAGGGCCTTAACATCAGCATCGTGGCTAGACTTATTCCCGTCGGTGAAACTTTATAATTTAGAAGGCTCTACTTCGGATCATAGTCCGATTTTGTTAGTTCCTGAGGAAGACTCAAAGTTCGTGGGCCAAAGACACTTCAGGTTCGAGAACACTTGGTTGACAGAGCCTATGTGCCGTCAGCTGGTATTTGAAAGTTGGGAGATGACATCTAGCATGGATATTCAGACGAAAGTGAAGATTTGTGGGGAAAATCTTTATCAACGGGGAAAGGAAATTACTGGAAAATTCAGTGCTCGCATTAAAAATTGTAAATCTGAGATGAAAAAGTATAGGAAAGGCAGAGA
This sequence is a window from Apium graveolens cultivar Ventura chromosome 9, ASM990537v1, whole genome shotgun sequence. Protein-coding genes within it:
- the LOC141686257 gene encoding uncharacterized protein LOC141686257, with product MASEAWTEVRWDRALTSASWLDLFPSVKLYNLEGSTSDHSPILLVPEEDSKFVGQRHFRFENTWLTEPMCRQLVFESWEMTSSMDIQTKVKICGENLYQRGKEITGKFSARIKNCKSEMKKYRKGRDIISVQKYKDLKSTLIRILEQQEILWRQRSKQLWL